The genomic interval CACCACCTCCCCAATACATGCCCGGTATCCAGTGGCGACGAATGGCTTCTTGAACGAAAGAGGGGAGACCGATTTTTCTTCCTAAAGAAGAGCTGAAATCGGCCAGTTGCATCATTTGTGCATCCCTTTGAAGGGGAATTTTCCAGTATTCATTCTCAGAAAGAGCCAGATCCATAAATAAACCGGCAAGAAAAGCATAGCGATGCAGGTATTTTATGGGCATTTCGACTGAGTAGGCAATTCCCATGGAAAGTAAGGCGGACTCTATGCTATAGGAAAAATATTTCTTTTTCTCTCTCCAGAGTCTATAAGAGGAAATTACAATGAAGGAGTCCCGAAGAGAATGTTCTATTACTCCTTTATAGGAGATGGTTCTTTCTGTTTCTGAGTTAAAAAGCATAGAAATCATGTCTTCTACGCTGTCTTTGTCCAGTCTCGTATAAATAGACTCAATAAAGCGGCTTTTTAGACGTTCTACAAGCTCAAAAGTAATTTTAATATGAAAAATAGGTTCATACTGGCCATGCATGGTTTCCAGTTTGCTTATCATCCCACCTTTCAACTTTGCATTTTCCTGTATAAGGACTTTTCCATTTTTATCCTGAATTGGATTGGCCATTTGTGCTATTCCAATCAATTCGTTTTCATATAAGAAACTGGCAAAAGCCGGAAAATCTTCAAATTCTATGTATTCAGGAGACAATTTCATGAACTCAAAATACAAGAATACCCGGAATAAGAAAAGAAAAAATAAATAAATTATTCACGATAAAGGAAAAAGATGAAAAAATTTAATAATAGTAGACGCTCAATCCTAAAAAAGCAAACTAGCACTAAACTAGGAAAATACTGTATTGATGACTGAAAACGGCAAGGTGGATGGATACAAATAGAACGATCGTAAACCCGGATAAGCTTTCAGAAGAGTCCCTGCATGATATAGAACGAAGGGTAATTCATGAAACAGAAACCGGGAAGTGTTACATGGAGGTTCCGGACTACAAAGCCTTACATCTTCAGGTAAACCGATTGAAAGTTCTCATGGATGTTGCCCGTTCTATCATGGCTGAAATCGGTCTGGATTCTCTTCTGGCCCGGATTATGGAAAGTGTAACCGAGGTGATGGGAGCGGATCGTTCTTCTTTATTTTTAATCGACAGGAATACGAATGAACTCTGGTCCAGGGTTGCCCAGGGAGCACCGGAGATACGCCTTCCTCTGGGTTTTGGCATTGTAGGGGATGTGGCCCTGAGTGGAAAGACCGCTAATATACCCGATGCTTATTTGGATGAGCGTTTTAATCGAGACTTTGATAAAAAAACCGGTTATAGAACTCGTTCTATTTTATGTATGCCTATTAAAAATCCCAAAGGCGAGATTATTGGAGCTATCCAGGTCTTAAATAAGCTTAAGGGAGAATTTTTTACGGAAAGCGATGAGGACTTGTTGGCTGCTTTTACTTCTCTTGCCGGTATTTCCATAGAAAACGCCAGGGCTTATGAAGAACTGGAGAAAGAAAGAAATTCTCTTGAAGTGAAGGTAAAAGAAAGAACAAGGGATCTGGCCTCAGCCAAGAAGAAATCCGATGAACTCCTTTTGAATATTTTACCGGAAGAGACAGCCGAAGAACTAAAAACACACGGAAAAGCTAATACTAGAAAGTATGAAATGGTAACGGTTTTATTTACAGACTTTAAAGGCTTTACCATGGTAGCTGAAGAAATGAAACCGGAAGACCTGGTGAACGAATTGCATAATTGTTTTGTTTATTTTGATGAGGTCGTAGGTCGACACGGTCTGGAGAAAATTAAAACTATCGGGGATTCTTATATGTGTGCAGGTGGTATACCGAAGCCTACGAAAACCAATCCGGTAGACATTATATTAGCAGCTTTTAAAATACAAAAATTCATGGAAAAGACTGGCCAGATAAAGAAGGCCTTCAACGAACCTTTCTGGGAACTGCGAATCGGAATACATACAGGGCCTATAGTTGCCGGGGTGGTCGGTAAAAAGAAATTTGCTTATGACATCTGGGGAGATACAGTAAATACTGCGAGTCGGATGGAGTCTTCAGGTTTTCCCGGAAAAATTAATATCTCCGGTTGTACTTATGAGCTTGTAAAGAAATATTTCGATTGTACTTACAGGGGGAAAGTGCAGGCGAAAAACAAGGGTGCTATTGATATGTACTTTGTTGATGGGATAAAAGAAGAATATTCTGTCGATAGAAAAGGAAAAGTTCCTAATAAGAAGTTTTTAAATGAATTAAAACGGATTGAAATGGGAAGGAATAACCCCTTTTTAGACATCCTGCATAAGCGTAAACAGTATTCTTAAATATATTAACATATTCTTAAATACTTTATAATAAGCTGTTTTTTTCCTATATACTAATTTTTTCTTGATCTTCATTTTTCTTGAGATATTATGAGTTATACAGAGTTTTAAGGAGACAAGAATGAAAAAAGTTTTCATACCAATTTTGGCGATTTTTATTTTAAATACCTGTTCGCTCGTTCAAAATGATGACAATAATAAGGATAATGAAAAGGTTTTATTATTGGCAGCAGCTTCTATGAATGCAAATAAAGGTGCGAGTACCTGTTCTACACCTAATTATTCAACACCTACCACCACCACAAGCAGTACGGCTCAGTACAAAGTTCCGGATACTGCCCAGACGGACTGTTTTAATTCAACATCAGGGGCTGTGACTGCCTGTTCGGGTACAGGTTATGACGCTGATTATAATACTGTAAATCAGCAGAGTTATACCGATAATGGAAATCAAACGATTACGGATAATGTTACAGGTTTGATGTGGTCAAAGTCACCGGATATAAATGGAGATGGAACTGTAAATGCTTCGGATAAGAAGACACAAACCGCCGCGGTAAGCTATTGCTCCGATTTAAGCCTGGGCGGATACACAGACTGGCGTTTACCGGACATTAAAACACTTTATTCTCTCATGAACTTTACCGGTAAAGATCCCAGTGGTAGTACTACAACCAGTACAGCTTCTCCTTTTATTGACTCTACAAAGTTTATAGTTGGGTTTGGAGATACTTCAGCCGGGGAAAGGTTTATCGATGGACAATATGCGACAACCAGTATCTATAACTCTTGTACTAATTTAGGAGGTGGGTATGCTGAAACAATGTTTGGTGTAAACTTTGTAGATGGAAGAATAAAAGGTTATCCTACTTCAAATAAAACTTATTATGTTTATTGTGTAAGGGGAAATACGAATTATGGTTTAAATAACTTTGTAGACAATAATGATGAGACGATTAGTGATAAAGCAACAAGTTTAATGTGGCAAAAAAATGATACCAAATCTACTGATTTTGAAAATGCAGTTTCTACCTGTGAAAAGGCAACAACAGGAGGTCATTCAGACTGGCGTTTACCCAATGTGAAAGAATTGCAGAGTATTGTTGACTATTCCCGCTCTCCGGATATAACCAATAGTGCAGCAATTGATGCAAAATTTAATGCTACTTCCTTTACCAATGAAGGAGGGAAAACTGACTACGGTTACTACTGGTCTTCTACGACCCATGCAGCTTATAATCAGGATGGAAGTTCTTATACAGGTTATGCCGGTAGTTACGTTTGTTTTGGACGTTGCCTGGGCTATATAGGTTCTGTGTATGATGTTCACGGTGCCGGTGCTCAAAGGAGTAATTATAAGCAGGATGTATCCCTTACTCTGGGAGCCAGTTCAGCTAAGGATACGGCAGGGAACACCTTTTATTATCACGGTCCTCAGGGAGACATCTTAAGAAACTCTAATATGGTTCGTTGTGTGCGAAACTTTTAATTCTCTAATAAAATAAGAGACATAAAAGAATAATAAAAAAAAATGGAAATATGGATTTATTGCAGGGTTTAAATGAAGCACAAAAAGACGCTGTATTGAGGGTGAAGGGGCCGGTTCTAATTCTTGCCGGGGCCGGCTCCGGCAAGACAAGAGTCATTACTCACCGTGTAGCTCACCTCGTTCGGGAAGAAAAGGTTCATCCTCTTCAAATTTGTGCCCTGACTTTTACTAATAAAGCAGCAGCAGAAATGCGGGATAGGTTGCAGGGCCTTTTAGGATCGGATGCCAATATGGTGATGATGAAAACCTTCCATTCCCTTTGTCTTTACATTTTGCGTGTAGAAGCCGAACATACCGATAGGAAGTCGGGTTTTACTGTTTATGATACAGCCCTGCAAGAATCCCTGTTAAAAGAGTGCATGAAAGAATTGGGAGCGGATCTAAAGGATATGAAGCCTTCTTTTGTGGCAAACCGTATCAACTCTGCCAAGGATGATTTTCTTTCGCCCGAACAATTTTTCCATGCTCATCGCTATGAACCAAGGCGAGAACTATTATTTGATATTTATGAACTCTACGAAGCTAAAAAGAAAGAACGTAATGCTGTAGATTTTGGAGATCTAATTTATAAAACGGTTCATCTATTTTTGGATAAACCGGAGGTTCTACAAAAATATAACCATCGCTGGAAGTATCTTATGGTGGATGAATATCAGGATACAAACAAAATTCAGTATGAGCTTACCAAATTGCTTTCCGGAGAAGACAAAAATCTCTGCGTGGTTGGAGATGATGATCAATCTATTTACTCCTGGCGGGGAGCTGACATTCGGAATATTTTAAATTTTGAAAAGGATTTTCCTGATACCTATGTTGTAAAATTAGAAGAGAATTATCGTTCTACTCGCAATATCATTACAGCCGCGGCTTCGGTTATCGCTAATAATTCAAACCGGAAAGATAAAACTCTTTATACAAAAAAAGAAGAAGGGGAACGAATTAGTTTAAAGCAATATTTGAATGAAGCAGAAGAAGCCTTTGCTCACGTAAAAGAAATTAAGAAGTTATATGCAAAGACAGGGAAATATTCCGGAATGGCAATATTCTATAGGACAAATGCACAGTCTCGCTACTTTGAAGAAGAGATCCGTAAAGCATCAATTCCTTATAAAATCTTTGGTGGTTTTCGTTTTTACGATAGGGCAGAAATAAAAGATCTGGTTGCTTATCTGTCGGTGCTGGTAAATCCATTGGATTCCACGTCTTTATTAAGAGTGATTAATACACCTCCGAGGGGAATCGGACAGAAAAGTATTGACTCAATGATTGAGATTAGTATTCACGAAGGTGTTTCTTTATTTGAAACATTAAATTCCGATAAACTGGAACTCAGAAAAAATACTCTTACAAAAGTGAAGGAACTGTATCAAAAACTTCTAAGTTTAATGGAATTATTAGAAAGTCCCGATGTTCGTCCTTCTGAAGTGGTTGAAAATACAATTACAGTTCTTGGAATCGAGGAGTTTTACAAACAGGAAGGGTCGGATGAGTCTATAAGTAGACTTGAGAACATTCAAGAATTCTTAAATGCTATTGAAGAATATGAGGAAAACACCGAATCACCCAGTCTTTCTGAATATTTAGAAGACATTAGTCTTTTGACCAGCGAACAGGAGAAGCCGGAATTGAATGATTACTTGACTTTAATGACGGTCCATAATTCTAAAGGTTTAGAGTTTGACTATGTGTTTTTAAGCGGTATGGAAGAAGGAACCTTTCCTCACCAGATGTCTATTGAGGAGGGAAATATTGAAGAAGAGAGAAGGCTTTGTTATGTAGCTATTACCCGTGCCCGTCAAAAATTATATATCAGCTATTGTGAAACCAGTAGGAAATATGGTATGGTGGATTATCGGGATCCTTCGCGCTTTCTGGCTGAGATTCCGGAAGAATACCTCGATAGGTCTTTTGCTTCCAAATCGGGATCAAGAGTTGCTATTAGAAAGCCCGAATTTGTACCCAGAGCCAGGGATAGTTTTTCATCAAAACCTTTTCCGACAAATAATAAAGCAAATACTAATGTATCAAATTCCGGAGGAATACAAAAAGGTTCAAAAGTTCGACATAAGATTTACGGAGAAGGGGTTGTGCTGGAGGTTTCCGGCTCAGGGGATAATCGTAAAGTAAAGGTAGCATTTGGACATGCTCAAAAGAACTTTCTTTTACAATATACTCCCCTGGAGTTAATATAGAAAATGGAAATTCTAAAATTCAGTCAACTTTTAATATACGGTTGAGTTTTTTAGATATATTATTATAAATATTATATTTACTCAAAAGTCTTCTAAAAATATAGTAGTCGATTAATTTAAGAATTTTTAGACCTAATGAAGATATTACAAAAGTGGAGATCAAGATTATGAGCACGTTTAGGGTGCCATTTTGATCTCCCTTAAAAAATAAACCTTCTGTGTTCATTCCAAAAAAACCTACAACGAGGTTTAAAGGAAGAAATGTAGCCGATATAAGGGTAAGGTAATAGATGTTTTTGTTAAGACGATCATCTTTTAAAGAAACATAATAGTGATGAATACTATCCAGTTTATGTAACTGATTTTGTATGCCCACAATATAAGCATTGATATCCTCTATTAAATCATAAAAATTAGTTTTTGGGAAATTTTTATGAGTTTCATATTCTTTGCAAACATCTTTCAGGACCAGAATATTTCTTTGATAATAACGTTCAAATTTAGTTAAGTCTTTTTTTGCATCAAACCATACATCCATAAAATATCTGGATATCTTATTAGTGTAGAGTTTATCTTCCAGAGCATCGATCTCATTGGTATAACCATCTATGAGTTTTTTATGTTCATTATGAATCGGAACGATACTTTGCAGAAGACCGGGAAATCCATTCGGGAGTAGTTCAAAACTGCTTTTCTCCCGATTATATATATGAATAGTTTCATTTTGAATTATAAAGCCTTTGCTTTCATAGTTTAAACCAGACTCAAAAAGAGATAGATGTCGGAGTATGAGAACTCTATAATCTTCCTCTCGAATGAAAGAGGAAGGGTGTTCCAGAGATTTTAAATCTTCAATATGTACTTCTTTTATTGTTTCTATCGGGTTTTTTAAATTCATAATATAACGCCTTATGGAAAGGATAGTTCACAGGCTTTTCGAAAGCCTGCAAATATCAATCAAAATTAGATTCAAAATTTTGTGAATTTTAATTTGTAAACTACCATAAATCAGCATTTTTTATTAATACGAAGTTGTTTAATTACTTGGCATTTTTGGGATTCTAAAGAATAGGGGTTATATGGCAAGAGAAAAAGATAATCCGGGTTTACAGGCCTATGATCTGAGTTCTTATACCGGACTCAGGGGAAAGAATTTTTATAAAGTGGACAGGACAATTCAGAGAATCGTAGAACGTTATTCGGAAGGCTACACTCCCGAACATAAAAAGGCTATGATTTCCCATCTTGAAGGTTATGGAGAACTGGTAGGTGGAAAGCTTGATGAATTAACAGAAGCCTGTCATAAAGAAGGTAAATACGGCGAGATTGAACATTATGATAGAACCGGTAAACGAATTGATGCAATTCGCTATTCTCCGGAACAATTAGAATCACGTAAACTTTCTTATGAATACGGGATAGTTAATTTGGACTTTCATACATCCTGGAAACATCCTTTTACATTTTTACATCGTTATGCTTTGACTTATCTCAATAACCTGAATGGAGAAGGAGGAGTTGCCTGTCCCCTGGCTATGACAGAAGGGATGATTTTCGCTTTAAAGGAAATCGGCACGGAAGCACAAAAAAAGAAATATCTTCCTCTGGTTGCGGGAGAGAAAAGTTCTTCTCACTTTATGGCAGGACAATACGTTACGGAACGGGTAGGGGGAAGTAATGTTCAGGCCAATCGAACTGTAGCTAAAAAGTTAGAGAATGGTAAATGGCTTTTGAATGGAGAAAAATGGTTTTGTTCAAATCCCGGTGATCTCTGGGTAACTACAGCCAGAGTAGAAGGAACCAATACGATTGGTTTATTTTTAGTTCCGAGACTCAAGGACAATGGGGAACTTAACGGTCATCATATATTAAGAAAAAAAGATATTATTGGTTCAAGAGGAAAGGTAACTACTGAAATTGTCTATGAAGACCTGGAAGCTGAAGAATTGGGAAGAACCACCCACGGACTTGCGAATCTTGTAAAGTATGTTATCTCTATTTCCAGAATCCATGTTGCTGTTGGAGCTTGCGGGAATGCCAAACGTGCGGTGATGGAAGCAGCCGAGTATGCCAGGTTTCGCACGGCATACGGAAAGAAAATTCAGGATTTTTCCGCTTATACAAAACAATTAAGTGAAATTGCCGTTTTACAGGCAGCTATGGCTTTTTCTGTATTTCGCTTTTTTTCTTATGTCGATAAGGGGATAGAAGCAGAAGCCATATTAGCTCCTCTTTTGAAATACAAATCTTCCTTGCAGGCTTCTCACGTTACCCGTGAAGCTATGATCTGTCTCGGAGGAAATGGAATTATTGGTGACTTTTCTCCCGTTCCGAGATTACATAATGATTCTATCATAAACGAAACCTGGGAAGGCACTCACCTGATAATTACCGGACATTTCTTGCAGGCAATGAACCGAAAAAGAAAATACACTTCTTTCCTGAATGAAATAGAAAACAATGTAGATAAGGCCAGAGAGATACCTTTTCTACATTATCCTTGCTCGACTTTTGAAACGAAACTTGTGGAGTTAAAGGATCTCATGGAAGAACCTAAAGACTGGAAAGAAGCCAATCGTACTTATCTTGCTGAGCTGGCTTATGAAGTCTTTGCTCTTTCAGAACTCCTGGAACAGGCTGCTTTTGATAATAAAGCTGATTCTGTCTATACTGATTTGGCTCATGCTTTTGCGGAAATCTGTGCTTTTGGCCTTGTTGGAAAAAGAAAGAGGAATAGTATCTTTTTAAACCATGAAAAAATGCAAAGAATTATAGAACTTTAGGATTATAAGCTTGTTACATAGATATTTTACAATCAATTGGATCGTAGGTCCCCGCTACGATCTTTTCTTTTTCATTGGAAGTTTTATTCTAACTTTTCTTTTTTATGGACTATATAAATGGCTTGTCTATCTCGGATTTGCAGCAACCGGAACTTCTGCTTTAGTTACTTATTTTATATTTACAGCTTTTTTTGATCAACCTCATATTTTTCAGACTTTCTCGAGGACACATGCGGATAAGGAAGAATTTCAAAATCGTAAATATACCTACACAATAGGACTTTTTTTACTTATCCTTGTTGGTCTGGTTCTTACGGCTAAGGGGTATATTAAGGAATTGGTAATATTTACAGCTATATTTGGTTCTTATCATGTTATACGACAGCACTATGGATTTTTGCGAGCCTACCACAGAAAAAATGCAGATAATCATCCTATAGATTTTTATATTGATTCAACGATGTTCTACTCCGGTATGTTTGCATTTTTCTTTGGTAATTTTACAAAAACTGATAAACCTACACTTATATATGGAGAGCTAAGTGTTCATTTTCCCGGAACACCGGAGATCGTGTCTCTTATTCTTTGGAAAGTATTTCTTGCAAGCCTAATAGTATTTCTTTTAAGACAATTCCATCTTATTTCTATTGGTAAGAAAATTAATCTTCCCAAATTCCTTTTACTCTTTGCTGCTTTATCTTCTCATTTCTTTGTATTTTTTGCAACTGAGACAACATTTTTGGTAGCAGAAGCTTTAGAAACTTCTTATCATACAGTTCAGTACCAGGGCTGGATTGCCCAGTACCAGGTAAAAAAGTTCCCGGAAGTAAAAGCAGTAGCTTACAAGTGGTTTTTTGTTGCGGTTGCTTATGGTTTGCTTTCGGCTGTTATTGAAGTTTATGAGCTTTTATCTTATACCTGGGCTATGTATTTATTTGTTCCTTTCGCTATGATTATATTGTTTCATTATTATATAGATGGATTCATCTGGAGGTTTGGAAAGGATAAACCTATGAGAGACCTAATGTTGCGGAAATGAAAAATTAAGCCAACTCTTTTAACTCGTTCGCAAGATTCCTGGCTCTCTCTTTTTCACCGGTTTTCATGAAAATATTAATTGCGAGTTGAATACCCTTTTTATCTTTAGGTTTGTCTGTAAGAAAATCTTCGATTAAAAGTTTGGATTTATCTAATTCATTCATCTGGTAATATACCAGTGCCAGTTGATATTTAATACCGGCATAAGAGGGGATTAGTTTCTTTGCTTCTGCAAAATTAAATAAAGCGTCTCTAACTTTATTTAAACGTAAGAGATGAATACCGGAATTATATAGTTCAATAAATTTTGACCAATTAGGCTGTAATTCAATTGCGAAGACTGAAATATCATCTTTTACTTCTGCATTTTTCATAAATCGCTCCAGATCGTTAATCACAGCGTATACTTGATCCTGTAGATTTAAACTCTGTGTATCAAAGAGCATTTTTATAAGCCTATCCTGACCGTATTCTTCTTTTTCCGGATTTTTATGTTCAATGAGTCCATCTGTATACAAATATACCCTGTCACCGCTCTGAAGTCTTGTATGGCGGCTTTCATAAGTGCTACCTGCATCTTCTAAGGCTCCTATAAATATCCCATTGGTGTCAAGGAGTTGAAATTCTTTTTTACTATGGATAAAATGAATAGCTTTTGTATGAGAGGCATTTGCATATTCCATACGGTTATTCTCACTTATCCGTAAAAGAAAAGCAGTCAAATAGTCACTGGTTTTGATTTTACTACAGAGTATTTCATTTACCTCTTTAAAGACTTCTGAAGGTTGTATATTTTCTTCTATAGCATTCGAAAAAGCCTGTTTGGCGGCCATTGTAACCAGGGCTGCCGGTACTCCGTGTCCGGAAGCGTCGGCAAGAAGAACGTAAAGACTACTT from Leptospiraceae bacterium carries:
- a CDS encoding DUF1566 domain-containing protein gives rise to the protein MKKVFIPILAIFILNTCSLVQNDDNNKDNEKVLLLAAASMNANKGASTCSTPNYSTPTTTTSSTAQYKVPDTAQTDCFNSTSGAVTACSGTGYDADYNTVNQQSYTDNGNQTITDNVTGLMWSKSPDINGDGTVNASDKKTQTAAVSYCSDLSLGGYTDWRLPDIKTLYSLMNFTGKDPSGSTTTSTASPFIDSTKFIVGFGDTSAGERFIDGQYATTSIYNSCTNLGGGYAETMFGVNFVDGRIKGYPTSNKTYYVYCVRGNTNYGLNNFVDNNDETISDKATSLMWQKNDTKSTDFENAVSTCEKATTGGHSDWRLPNVKELQSIVDYSRSPDITNSAAIDAKFNATSFTNEGGKTDYGYYWSSTTHAAYNQDGSSYTGYAGSYVCFGRCLGYIGSVYDVHGAGAQRSNYKQDVSLTLGASSAKDTAGNTFYYHGPQGDILRNSNMVRCVRNF
- a CDS encoding acyl-CoA dehydrogenase family protein, with protein sequence MAREKDNPGLQAYDLSSYTGLRGKNFYKVDRTIQRIVERYSEGYTPEHKKAMISHLEGYGELVGGKLDELTEACHKEGKYGEIEHYDRTGKRIDAIRYSPEQLESRKLSYEYGIVNLDFHTSWKHPFTFLHRYALTYLNNLNGEGGVACPLAMTEGMIFALKEIGTEAQKKKYLPLVAGEKSSSHFMAGQYVTERVGGSNVQANRTVAKKLENGKWLLNGEKWFCSNPGDLWVTTARVEGTNTIGLFLVPRLKDNGELNGHHILRKKDIIGSRGKVTTEIVYEDLEAEELGRTTHGLANLVKYVISISRIHVAVGACGNAKRAVMEAAEYARFRTAYGKKIQDFSAYTKQLSEIAVLQAAMAFSVFRFFSYVDKGIEAEAILAPLLKYKSSLQASHVTREAMICLGGNGIIGDFSPVPRLHNDSIINETWEGTHLIITGHFLQAMNRKRKYTSFLNEIENNVDKAREIPFLHYPCSTFETKLVELKDLMEEPKDWKEANRTYLAELAYEVFALSELLEQAAFDNKADSVYTDLAHAFAEICAFGLVGKRKRNSIFLNHEKMQRIIEL
- a CDS encoding exodeoxyribonuclease V subunit gamma; translated protein: MDLLQGLNEAQKDAVLRVKGPVLILAGAGSGKTRVITHRVAHLVREEKVHPLQICALTFTNKAAAEMRDRLQGLLGSDANMVMMKTFHSLCLYILRVEAEHTDRKSGFTVYDTALQESLLKECMKELGADLKDMKPSFVANRINSAKDDFLSPEQFFHAHRYEPRRELLFDIYELYEAKKKERNAVDFGDLIYKTVHLFLDKPEVLQKYNHRWKYLMVDEYQDTNKIQYELTKLLSGEDKNLCVVGDDDQSIYSWRGADIRNILNFEKDFPDTYVVKLEENYRSTRNIITAAASVIANNSNRKDKTLYTKKEEGERISLKQYLNEAEEAFAHVKEIKKLYAKTGKYSGMAIFYRTNAQSRYFEEEIRKASIPYKIFGGFRFYDRAEIKDLVAYLSVLVNPLDSTSLLRVINTPPRGIGQKSIDSMIEISIHEGVSLFETLNSDKLELRKNTLTKVKELYQKLLSLMELLESPDVRPSEVVENTITVLGIEEFYKQEGSDESISRLENIQEFLNAIEEYEENTESPSLSEYLEDISLLTSEQEKPELNDYLTLMTVHNSKGLEFDYVFLSGMEEGTFPHQMSIEEGNIEEERRLCYVAITRARQKLYISYCETSRKYGMVDYRDPSRFLAEIPEEYLDRSFASKSGSRVAIRKPEFVPRARDSFSSKPFPTNNKANTNVSNSGGIQKGSKVRHKIYGEGVVLEVSGSGDNRKVKVAFGHAQKNFLLQYTPLELI